The genomic interval CATTTCATAGTGCTCTACTCGTTGAGCAGCAGCGACCAAACCGGCGTCCAAGACTCGTGGCTCGATGTCGCTACTGATGATGGACTCGCCTTCCTTAATCAGCCCCTCCATCGCGGCACACTTGTGACCGCCAGGCTCAAAATCCAACGATTTGAAGATCCCCTCCAGTCGCGTGACATGCGTTCTTGTTTCTTCCAAGTGAGCTGAAAACGCATCTTTCAATTCGTCAGCGGTGGCCGCGTCACGCATCTTAGGAATCGCATCCAACAATTGGGTCTCTGCGCTGTAGAGATCTTTCAGTTCGTGGACATACAGCTTATGGAGTGAATCTAGTTTCATGGTTCTTTGTTCCGATTGCGAGATGAGATTTGATGAGAGGGCGAGATGACTGCTGAGAGAAGCAATGACCAATACGCCCTCTTTTTTCATCGCTGGATATCTAACGCATCCAGCGTTCACGCCAGCTCAATTCCCGTTCTCGCTGCGCCCCCATGGCGACACCGATCAACAGGCCTGCGAGCAACCCGACACCGAATGCGGTTCCAACGGATTCGAGTGGATGCCGCGAAAGTGTTTTCACTGAGGCGTTGTACCCACGTCGTGCCTGCTCGCTGACCGCGTCATAGCCTTCCTTCAACGTGTCCCCAGCAGCGGACGCATACTCGGAGGCACGATCCATCATTGATCCGCACGCTTCTGAGCACTCTTCAAAGAACGCTTCGATCTGCTCGCGAGTCTGACCTGTTTTCTCCTGAACCACGCCAACGAGCTGATCAATATTGCCTTCGGCGCGAGACAAGTCGTCATCGGTAACTTGACCGTACTTTTCTTTCACTTTACCAGCAAACTGTTTCCAATTGCCGGACATCTCTTGCTTCGTAGCCATCTGAAATCTCTCCTGAGAGTGTTTGTCGTACTCGAACCGAACTGTTTCTTCAGCGATGCAACTCATGTGCCAACCTTGTCGGAGTGGATCGACGGGCGGACAAATCGCGATCACAATGCATGTGCGTTCAAATAACGCAATGTTTGGGAAGCATCCCTTGCTCTCCGATCGACCCGGTTGTCTCTCAACCGTCCATTTCCGATCGTCGACGGATTCGCTCGATTGGCAAAGCCATCAAATCGACAGCAATGTCGGCAAAGATCGCGCGTCCTTTCGTCAGCCAAGCAGCGGCGAAGGACCAGACAGCGATCCACTCCATCCAAAAGAGAAAGTTGTATTGGTTGCAAACACTTTTCCAGTGAGCCGGAAAGAGAAACAGATACGCCCCCATCGCCACCATGCTCAACAGAATCACCAAACCACTTGATCGATAGATCAGATTACGCTCCAGAATGTGAGGCTCCAGTTCCTGCTCCGAGGCTCGCGGGTTGGGGAAATGGTAGAGCGAATAGAAAGCGAGCGTCAGAAAGAACGCACCGCCGCTGAGCGTGTGCACGTAGCCGACGAGTGATTTCTGAAACAGCGGATCGCTCTTTGCGTCGAGTGGAAACAACGCCACCCCAAGCGCTGCGAGGCAGCCGATGTTGGCTGTCCAGCTTTCGATCCAATCGTACCCCCGATAGCAGAATAGAAAGATTCCGATCGAACACATGGCTCCGACGAAGACGTCGCGCAAAGCCGTGTGGTAGTAGCTGCTGATGTTGTCTTGGATTTCAATTCCGAGCACCAGCCACCCCAGAGGCCCGAGAACGATCGGCAATAGTAATCCGATAGCACCGATCGCTCGGCGAACACTTTGATAGGACACCACCAGCGTTCGTGTGCTGTCAGAGAATGAATCATTCATGTGGTTGGTCATGCTGTGGCTGGCAATGCTTGGTGAAGTCGTAGACTCAAGCACTACGACCGGCCATAGCGTTTGACGACGATACCCAAAACGACTCCGATGGCAACGCTCGCGGCAACCGTGACGACAGGCCGTTGACCGACCCAATGTTTTGTCATCTCCATCAGCTTCCCGGCCGTACCCTGTTCGGCCTCGCTCACATGGCTCGAGCCAACGGGACCAACGGAATATCGTCCAGGGCGGTCAGACTTAGATCGTGGTTCTGCGGGGGCAATCATGATGGTGGTACCTTTTGAGTCCAAGTGAACGGGTTGTTTGAGCCGGAATGTTTCTACAGGACACTTACTTGGCATTCGCCGTACCAAAGCGAGACGGGGCGGTAAGAATACTGCCTGGAGCCCACTTCATGGCAGGAAATGGCACATTCACCACCACCATGATCGATCTCCGACCGCAATCATGATCAGGACGATTTGCAGCTGATAGCCGCGGAGGCGCCGGACACGTCAAGCCTGGAACGCCAGTCCCAGGTCCCGCGCCCCGACGGTCCCCACGTCAAGACGCGAAGGCGGCGACAGGACGTTTCGTTGAGGCATCGCATTGTACGAAACGGAGCGGAGCAAAAATGGGATTGAAATCATTTCGGTGATTCCCGTGCGGCAATCAGCGAAGTGCTGTACTCCCGATAAGCCCTGTGGATGTTTGCACGCGAAGGCGCTAAGGCGCGAAGGGGGGAGCACCTTTCTTCGCGCCTTTGCGTCTTCGCGTGAGCAATGATGGATGATGGGGACCATCTGATATCGTTGGTCGACTGTTCGCAGTCGCGGATGCGACGACAGCATAAAGCATGGGGCGTGGGAACGTGAAAGGAATCGTTGCTGCATATGACCGTGAAGCGGTCTCAGACGGTAGCCGGCGATAGAGCGCAGCGATCATCGCCGGTTCATTCAGTCTGACGAGAACCGACCCCGGAGGCGGTCGCAGCCCCGATTCCGAGAAGTCTGCGACACCCTTCGGGGTCGATTCAACATGGTCGCATACCACGGGTGCGCCTTCGGCGACCCGTGGCTACCTTCTGCGATCCCTCGCGGGATCCAATTTCGCTTTCCCGACTCAGGCCCCATGCAGATGGGTGATCAAAGACGTCAGCAATAAACTTCACGTCCCTGAGCCCCATGGGGGTGCCCATGACCGCGACAAAAAAGCCGCGAAGCGGCGGCAGATTCGGCACGGCGTCCACAATCTGTCGCCGCCTCCGCGGCTTGGCTGGAATCGTTGCGAAACGCCACCTGGGACTGACGTCCCAGGCTTTACGCTTCCGCCGCCTCCGCGGCTTTTATTTATTTGCGGGGAAAACGGGAGCAGCACTTTGTTGAGGCATCGCATTGCCTCTAACCGAGCGGAGCAAAAATGGGATTGAGATCGATTCGGTGATTCCCGTGCGGCAATCAGCGAAGTGCTGTACTCCCGTAAGCCTGGGCTGTTCAAAATTTGGCGTTGGGTCGTTTTGAGTTTGCGCAAGTTTATGTCCCTACTGCCGGCGCAGCTGGTAACCCCAGTGAGCCTCAGGCGCTAGCCGTGGACCTGAGGCGGATTGTGGTGCCGGCCCACGGCTAGCGCCTGAGGCTCACTTTGATTGCGATGCATGGAACAAAATCATGAACTGAAAAAACAATGTCAACACCAAACTTTGAACAGCCCACCGTAAGCCCGATAAGTCCTGAGGATGTTTGCACGCGAAGGCGCTAAGGCGCGAAGGGCGGGCACCTTTCTTCGCGCCTTTGCGTCTTCGCGTGAGCAATGATGGATGATGGAAACCATTTGATATCGTTGGTCGACTGTTCGCAGTCGCGGATGCGACGACAGCATAAAGCATGGACTCAGGCAGATGCTGGTGCGCAAAGTTCGGCTACAATTCACCCATCATAGAACTCCGTTGCATTGGGAGAATCGGCGACAGGACTGCACAAGAAGGAGACTTCTGGCCCAGCCTGCGAAATGGGATCCACCAAGCCGAGAACTCCCGAAGCAGTGGTCGTCCAAGTATCGAGCGAACTACGTTATGGATCAAGCCGCGCGCATTCGGCAACTTCTGGACCAATATCGGGAGGCACTCCGGCAGGATTCGGACTATGACCTGTCGGCCGTGTATCAAAGCCATCCGGATTTGATGCCTGAGCTGAAACGAATGTTCGAAGCGTTGCGATCTGACATCTTGTTTTCCCTTTCGGAGCGGACACGGACCTTTCATCCAGATTCCTCCGCCACCGAGACGCTTGATCTGGAGTCCACCGAAACAACATCGGATCCGCAGAGATTATCGGTTCGTTATGTCGGCGAGTATCGCCTGGATTCGATCTTGGGCGAGGGTAGTTTTGGACAAGTTTGGCGGGGAATGCAGTTGAGCTTATCGCGTCCGGTGGCCGTCAAGTTACTCAAACGCGAACATCAGCACCCTGACCTCGTCGCCCGCTTCCGCCGAGAAGCGATGCTGTTGGCGCGGCTCCAGCATCCAAACATCGTCTCGGTTCTGGAAGTCAACGAATGCGACGGTGTGCACTATATCGCGATGGAATTCGTTGAGGGAACGGATCTTAAGCATGTCATCCAACAAGGCTTGCCAACGCCCCACTGGTCAGCGAGAGCGATGGCGACCGCAGCACAGGCCGTCGCGCATGCTCACGAGGCTGATCTGATCCACCGCGACTTGAAACCCGCGAACATTCTGGTCGATACGAACTCGCAACTGAAACTCACAGACTTTGGCCTCGCCCGCCAAACAACCGGTGGCACGGAGCTGACCAAGACCGGCGCGATCGTCGGCACGATTTCTTACATGGCTCCCGAACAGGCGAGCGGTCGAGCTGATCAGCTTGGACCGGCGGTCGACATCTATGCAATCGGTGCAACGCTCTACCATTTGCTCACCGGACGGCCGCCATTTCCATCCCGTGACGGCCTGCACGATCTGGCTGTGCTGGACGAAATACGCGAACGAAATCCGGTGCCGCCTCGACGCCTGTGTCCCGACCGCAACATTCCTCGAGATCTTGAAACGATCTGCCTCAAGTGCCTTGAGAAGGAACCCAGGTTGCGCTACGAATCTGCGGCAGCCTTGGCGGCCGATCTGACGCGATTTCTTGACGGGGATCCCATCCTGGCTCGGCCCACATCGCTTTGGGAACGGACTTGGCGTCGCGCAAAGAAACGCCCCATGGCGGCGGCTTTGGTGGCCACGCTGCTGCTGGTCTCGCTCGTCGGCGGCGCCACGGTTTGGACACTTTCCCTGAAAACCACACGCTTGACCAACGAAGTGGAATCCGTGAGGCAGGAGAAATCGTTCGCCGAACAGGAAAAGTCCCTGGCCGAGCAGGAGAAGTCACGCGCCGAGCAAGAACGCAACACTGCAGCGGCAACCGCTGTTGCCAAGGAACAGGAAGCGGAAGCAGCGAATCAGCAGAAAGCGTGGCAGGAGTACACGACCGACATGCAGTTGGTCGGGACTGCTTGGCAGGCCGGCAAGATGGAGGTGGTACGTGATCTGTTGAACAAACATCGTCCCGAGAATGACCCCGGGGCGACAGACTTGCGCGGGCCGGAATGGCACTACTGGGACTTTCGGGTGCACAACACGAGCCAGTTGATTCCGGCCGCACACGGCCGCAGCGCAGCGGTGAGCAGCGACGGTCGCCGCTTGGCCATGGCGGATGAAACGCACGCAACGATCTGGGACCTGCAAACTCTCCAACCACTGCAGAGGTGGCGCATCTCGCCGGGGCGGCCGACCAACTTCGCCGACTCGTCGGACCATCATGGTGAATTCGACCACAGCGTCGCCTTCAGTCCTAGCGGCAGACTGTGCGCGGCGACGAACTTTCGAATCATGCGTGACCGGCGTGTCGGGTCGGTCCGTGTTTGGGACGTCGAGACCGGCGAAGAACGCCTGGCAATTACCGGTGATCGGTTTATCGGAGGACGCGCGGTGTGTTTTTCGCCAGACGAAAGGCTCGTACTGGCGGGCGGATATGGCTACGCGTACAAAGCTTGGGATCTGGAGACTCGCCAGGAAGTCATCCCGAAGCTTCGCT from Stieleria varia carries:
- a CDS encoding WD40 repeat domain-containing serine/threonine protein kinase, whose amino-acid sequence is MDQAARIRQLLDQYREALRQDSDYDLSAVYQSHPDLMPELKRMFEALRSDILFSLSERTRTFHPDSSATETLDLESTETTSDPQRLSVRYVGEYRLDSILGEGSFGQVWRGMQLSLSRPVAVKLLKREHQHPDLVARFRREAMLLARLQHPNIVSVLEVNECDGVHYIAMEFVEGTDLKHVIQQGLPTPHWSARAMATAAQAVAHAHEADLIHRDLKPANILVDTNSQLKLTDFGLARQTTGGTELTKTGAIVGTISYMAPEQASGRADQLGPAVDIYAIGATLYHLLTGRPPFPSRDGLHDLAVLDEIRERNPVPPRRLCPDRNIPRDLETICLKCLEKEPRLRYESAAALAADLTRFLDGDPILARPTSLWERTWRRAKKRPMAAALVATLLLVSLVGGATVWTLSLKTTRLTNEVESVRQEKSFAEQEKSLAEQEKSRAEQERNTAAATAVAKEQEAEAANQQKAWQEYTTDMQLVGTAWQAGKMEVVRDLLNKHRPENDPGATDLRGPEWHYWDFRVHNTSQLIPAAHGRSAAVSSDGRRLAMADETHATIWDLQTLQPLQRWRISPGRPTNFADSSDHHGEFDHSVAFSPSGRLCAATNFRIMRDRRVGSVRVWDVETGEERLAITGDRFIGGRAVCFSPDERLVLAGGYGYAYKAWDLETRQEVIPKLRSSDPTNPSFVKVGTPWSGEVVVWDMAFWRNILMLRCDLLGPSFPDWPHPEKQVTPWIHSEIPLRLRGPTRQHRTVYGYDGVELYAAVRNDDDTLDLHQMANPRVNGIEVKRLEGGPVSCVTIRDQALVAAGRDRVIRIWETHLMRSPRELRGSEQEITGMALSPDHNVLITFPPTRVWRLDQQSEFALPLPPVAPHLINRIDSHGKQYCVTHQSRNVKLIDDTQGRVIADIPCEQFVGAWFSPDDRRVAVTLSDKKRFTTQLWDLVTEQRIAELPIFGRAGNPHAFSGGAFSSDGRWLAGHGCLWDAETGKQVLNCGDQLTPAVAFSPSNQRVAFVGARETCVWDLVNKRQIAKLPCGGNGVVFQEDETQLILAGQSISVWDISTAREIPTTFGSGAADSIALSPDGRRIYALKPGEVRIFSNRDWNHLLTLRCATPRTAAELEALFDEVARKPQVAKR
- a CDS encoding CsbD family protein, coding for MATKQEMSGNWKQFAGKVKEKYGQVTDDDLSRAEGNIDQLVGVVQEKTGQTREQIEAFFEECSEACGSMMDRASEYASAAGDTLKEGYDAVSEQARRGYNASVKTLSRHPLESVGTAFGVGLLAGLLIGVAMGAQRERELSWRERWMR
- a CDS encoding ferritin-like domain-containing protein, which encodes MKLDSLHKLYVHELKDLYSAETQLLDAIPKMRDAATADELKDAFSAHLEETRTHVTRLEGIFKSLDFEPGGHKCAAMEGLIKEGESIISSDIEPRVLDAGLVAAAQRVEHYEMAGYGTARSYAEKLGHRDAADTLQQTLNEEGLANQTLTRLAERKINFMAMDLSGK